A single region of the Salvia miltiorrhiza cultivar Shanhuang (shh) chromosome 8, IMPLAD_Smil_shh, whole genome shotgun sequence genome encodes:
- the LOC130998929 gene encoding LOW QUALITY PROTEIN: common plant regulatory factor 1-like (The sequence of the model RefSeq protein was modified relative to this genomic sequence to represent the inferred CDS: deleted 1 base in 1 codon), whose product MGNSEEGKATKLEKSSSPAVDQNNMHMYPDWAAMQAYYGPRFAVPPYMNSAVTSPHAPPSYMWGPPQSMIPPYGAPYAAFYAHGGVYAHPGVPMAGTAMNVETPAKSSGNTDGGFVKKLKEFDGLAISIGNGNGDGTENETDRRLSTDSDETDGSSDGSNGVAQGANQNGKKRNGQGSPEREDGKAPKKSSLAPLVEVGRASEKMMDVIPPANKPVKAMENMNTAVEIKEPSLSAISSPTSVPLPSIPNESWMQNERELKRERRKQSNRESARRSRLRKQAETEELAVKVQALTSENMTLKSEINKLMESSGKLKLENAALMEKLKGTQLGHREEVNLHKIDDLRLKPVGTVNLLARVNNSDSSDVRNEDSSDSYDNSSRPGAKLHQLLDSSPRTDAVAAG is encoded by the exons ATGGGAAACAGTGAAGAAGGGAAGGCTACCAAGTTGGAAAAATCATCTTCACCTGCGGTG GATCAGAATAACATGCATATGTATCCTGACTGGGCAGCAATGCAG GCTTACTATGGTCCCCGATTTGCTGTTCCACCATATATGAATTCGGCTGTTACTTCCCCGCATGCACCA CCCTCCTATATGTGGGGTCCACCACAG TCGATGATCCCTCCTTATGGAGCTCCATATGCTGCCTTCTATGCTCATGGAGGAGTTTACGCACATCCCGGAGTTCCTATG GCTGGTACTGCTATGAACGTGGAAACACCAGCCAAGTCATCAGGGAATACAGATGGAGGATTtgtgaagaagttgaaagaattTGATGGGCTTGCTATATCAATAGGCAACGGAAATGGTGATGGTACTGAAAATGAAACTGACCGGAGACTGTCAACGGACAG TGATGAAACTGATGGTTCCAGTGATGGAAGTAACGGAGTTGCACAAGGG GCTAATCAAAATGGCAAGAAGAGAAATGGACAAGGATCTCCTGAAAGAG AAGATGGGAAAGCTCCTAAGAAAAGCAGTTTAGCTCCTCTTGTCGAAGTTGGCCGAGCTTCTGAGAAGATGATGGACGTGATTCCTCCGGCTAATAAGCCAGTGAAAGCGATGGAGAACATGAACACTGCAGTGGAAATCAAGGAACCTTCCCTGAGTGCAATTTCCAGCCCAACTAGTGTTCCACTCCCATCGATTCCAAATGAAAGCTGGATGCAG AACGAAAGAGAGTTGAAAAGAGAGAGGAGGAAACAGTCCAACCGGGAATCAGCAAGAAGATCAAGACTGAGGAAGCAG GCTGAGACTGAAGAACTAGCTGTCAAAGTTCAGGCACTAACTTCTGAGAACATGACCCTCAAATCCGAGATAAATAAACTAATGGAAAGCTCTGGGAAACTAAAGCTTGAAAATGCTGCACTAATG GAGAAACTAAAAGGCACTCAACTAGGACACAGAGAGGAGGTAAATCTTCATAAGATTGATGATCTAAGACTGAAGCCAGTAGGCACAGTAAACCTACTTGCAAGAGTTAACAACTCGGACTCATCCGATGTTAGAAACGAGGACAGCAGCGACTCGTACGACAACAGTAGTCGTCCCGGAGCTAAACTCCATCAGCTTCTAGACAGTAGTCCCAGGACTGACGCTGTTGCCGCCGGTTGA